One Drosophila virilis strain 15010-1051.87 chromosome 5, Dvir_AGI_RSII-ME, whole genome shotgun sequence DNA window includes the following coding sequences:
- the LOC116651038 gene encoding skp1-protein-hydroxyproline N-acetylglucosaminyltransferase, which produces MSSGINCREIFVFLEILIWNQTKQRNRQNNEHNNNTSSSSSSKSNNSKSNNSNNNNKQHHKNHSKRSSNNKVAVKVLKNQQQQQQQQQQQQQQQQPKTSKGNNKSLKLHVLQKG; this is translated from the coding sequence ATGTCTTCCGGAATTAATTGTCGTGAAATTTTCgtatttttggaaattttgatTTGGAATCAAACAAAACAGAGAAATCGACAAAACAATgagcataacaacaacaccagcagcagcagcagcagcaaaagcaacaacagcaaaagcaacaacagcaacaacaacaacaaacaacatcataaaaatcacagcaaacgcagcagcaacaacaaagtcgCAGTGAAAGTGcttaaaaatcaacaacaacagcaacaacaacaacaacaacaacagcaacaacaacagccaaaaacttcaaagggcaacaacaaaagcttaAAATTGCATGTGCTGCAAAAGGGCTGA